The genomic segment TCCTCTTTTCCCCCAGGCTACTGTACACCCCTGTGTCTTGTCCAAAAAACAAATCTTATTAAGCCATTGGTTCTTTTAACTTTTGGAAAGCAAGTTAAAAATTCCTTTGCTCCTCACACAAGGTCCTTCAGTATATGGTCCCTGGTTACTATCTAGCCCCATCTCTTGCTTCTGCCTACACATTCTTTTTGCTTCAGCCACATGGAAGTTCTTCCAGCTCTTTAAAAGCACCAGGCCTTCATATAGGGGTTCCATACTCCTGTGTTTGTAATATCTACCCCACCCCATTCATTCTGCCATTTCTACTTTTCCTTCAATAGTCAGCTTAAGCACCATTTCCCAGAAGGCTTTTACAATCCCAATATGATATTCTCTGGGCTATCACAGCATcctacacataacataaaaatacCCTTTACCACATCTCACTGCAATCAGTTAACTTGCTTCTCTTCCCTGGCAGACTGGGTACTTTATGAAGGCAGATCTCAGTCTATCTGGTTTTCTATCCCCAATGTTTAGCTCATGAACAGTACttgatatttctaaataaatagttATCAACCATCAAAGTTTTAAAGTTTAGGCAGAAGGCTACTTAACCTAgaaacccatttatttatttaggctgtgccagggtcttagttgctgcatatGGTATCTTTTATTTGCTgaatgcaggcttcttagttgcaggcgatcccaaccagggatccagcctgggccccctgcattgggagcacagagtcagCCAGTGGACCACCCTGGAAGTCCCAACCTAGAaatcttttaacatttaaatagcaGGCCATTAGATTGTGCCATTTCACATGCTGATCGTGCCTCTTCATTCCTGAAGGTGGGTGCAATGTTGCTGGCCTATTCGCCAGTGGGAAAATCTGGACATTTAACAGTGCATCTCCAGGAGGTATCTGCCCCACAGGGAGATCTCAAGATGCCAGATCAGTGTCCTTCTCCCAGCCTTGACCTACACGGCACCTACAGCCACTAAGAGAGGCCGGCAGATAGAAATATTTACGGTAATCTCTCTCTTTAGGTTAAGGAGTGCACAGGGTATGTTGATCTACGTGGgtgtgcttttgtgtgtgtgagccCGCGTGTGggtgaggaggcagggagagggcaaCGTGTGCTTCACTCCTCACAGATGACCTTTCCTGACCTCCTTGCCTGGGTGATGTTCGCCTCCCCACCCTCTCCGAGCACCTTATTCTCCTCCTCTGCACGGATCACAGCTTTACTTGCATTTGTGTGATGAATGCCTGTCTCCCTCGCTAGACCGTGAACTGCACGAGGTAAGACCCTAGTATGTTCCTATTCACCCTTGTAACCCCCCAGCCCAGCAGAACGCCTAAGACGTCACTGGTATTCCACAAACACTTTTTCGACTGGCGTTTCTGGCCCCTACTGGGGGGACCCACCGCGTAAGGAGCCTGCGCCCGCCCCCGCGGCCGGACCCCACCCGGCACTACCGCCCCGCCCACCAACGGCCCGGcgaggcggggccgggcggggcgctCTCGCGGGGACAGTTCTCGGGCTCGCGTGGGCGCGGCCCGCGGAGGGGGAAGCGCGGAGGGGGAAGCGCGGAGGGGGCGGGCGCGGCGCGAGGCCGAGGCCTGGCCAATGGGCGCCGGCCGGGCGGGGCTCGCGGCCGGCTGCGCGGGAGCGCGCGGGGCTGGGCGTGCCCACGGGTGACGCTCCGGGCCGGGCCGGCCAATGGGCGCGGGGTggcgggcgggcaggcgggcCTGGCGGCCAGGGGCTCTAGGACGCGAACCGGAGGCCGGCCGGACAGACTGACGTTTGGCTGCAACGCGGGCGGCGCGTGGCGGGGATGGCGCTGGCGCGGGCCTGGAAGCAAATGTCCTGGTTCTACTACCAGTACCTGCTGGTGACGGCGCTCTACATGCTGGAGCCCTGGGAGCGGACTGTGTTCAGTATCCTGCCCGGGTcgcgggcgcggggccggggtggggcgcGGGGGCCCGGGCGGCATCctcccgggcccagggccgggcgggtgggcgggcgggcgggcgggcggagaGGCGGCCCCGCGGGCACTGCGCGCGCGGACGCGCCTCTCCGCGGCGGGCGCGCGGGGCCGAGGTCTCGGGGCCGAGGGCGGCGCTCCcgcggttgggggtggggggcgagaaCCCTTGAGATCTGAGGGTGAGTCTGCCGGTGAGTCGCTGGACCGAGATAGAAGCATCTTTATTGCTGGAGGAGATCCCCTAGGGCGATGTCTGCCTGGTGTGCCCTCGCCTGCACTTTGGCTGTGCCAGCctttggttcagtctcctgttcCTGTGGGAGGCAGGGACCGTGTAAGTGGAGCACATCGCTCCCGGCTTGGACGCTTTTTGACCTTTAACTGTCCCTGATTTAGCTGGCTTTGGTCCTAATGAGAATGCTAACCAGTGTATCAGCTTTTAAGTCAGGTTGTGAATTTGTGTTGATGGCGTCCCAGTACAGTTTTTGAAAGCACTTTGTTAATTGTACCTTTTTGGTCTTCAAGATGGTTAGTTTAAAAAGTGTGTTCTACTCATTAATGTGCTGTTTGCACAGTCCGTAACTGTCGAGCCCGAAAAGGAATTTGTGGTTAGTTGGAGATAGTGTTTGAAACTGTGTTTTAGTAGATAGCTAATAAGTACTTGTTAATGACTGTTGAGCGTTTACTACCAGAGAAGCAACTGTCCGAAGTACTTTGCCTGTATCTTAACTCATCTAACTTTCATAATCTAAATTAATAACTCAAGGTTGTGAAGAGAGGCTTCCTGAAGTCTGTCTCCATTTGTCTGTGTTGACATACCTCGGTAGTATTCTTGCAGAATAAATACTAATAATgagatataacttttttttttttttaaactcgaGGGCCAGTATTAAGCAAATGTTTTACATAGCATGCTGACTTCATACAGGGCCTCTCCTTTTCAGTGTGATTTAGTTTGGAGTAGCTTCAGAACAGCTTTGCAAATATGTTGTTGCGTGGTGCTAGAGTGACTGAGGTAATTTCATTCCAAGCCTTAATAAGTGTGTTTATTTGTATTGAACTAGCATAAGATTGTACTCAAAGCTGAGTCTTTTGTTTCTACACTTTTGAAGCATTTTAGCTGTTTTACAAGgaaatttagttttattattgttgGCATTTCTTTCTAAACCTGGAGTTTAAGAACCAGAATGcatattttgtgtttaaaatctgaatataaaatatgttctaaTGTCCTGCACTATTTTCTTGTAGCTGTAGATTAGTTTCACTGAGTTCTATCGGTTGCAGCTCATGAGgtcatccttttaaaatgtattctgaaaTGTAGACCATCTCTTGACTCAGTTAAAGgtattaaaaagtgaatttaaacAATATTGTGCTGAATTGAAACTCTTTAATTCAGAAGTTGAATGTAGTGCCTCACTATCAGAGTCTACACTCTGATTTTACTCTTAAAGGCTTTTGTTGGCCCGTGGATAACTGCTACGGTGTCAGTAGTGTTAGAGTTTTTCTGTATTATGTTGCAATAGTAATAGCGTCCAATCAATACCTCCTTGATGGCTTCTTTAGGGGGGATGGAGAAATAAATTCTGAAATGATATGTAGTACCCCTGGATTTTTGCATTTGAAGCATTTGACTTCTCATTGGTTTATGTGAGCACatgatttcacttaaaaaaaaaaaaacacaactagtGAGATTTGCAGCCAACTAGAAAGAGACCTGCTGGGACCTGTTGACATCCACCTCTGAAGGGGAAATTTTAGCATGTTTCAGAAGTCCCCTTTCCCTACTGGCAGCCATCAGTGGGAAAGGAAAAGACCAAGTTTTGTAGCCAAGACAGGTTTTGTAACCAGTGAGACACTCCCTGTAGTGCCTCACTGAGTAACATTGTAACCATGCTGTTGAGGGgagatggaaaattaaaaatactttgttaaaATATTCTCCATGGCTTATGTTTCCATGGCATTTTatacttctatttattttaagcaaaatgtaggcagttttttttggtttatatttgGAATTAGATTCCCCCTGAAagacagtacatgtttctttaagGAAAGGGTGTTTTTCAACCACAGTGCTGGACACACAAATAAGGCTTGACAAAcatttgtttatatgttgatttGTCATTTCAAAGAAATTGCAGAAGTACTGATTTTAAGCTACTTTTAGAATAACTTTGGAACTTGACTGTTTCTGATGAACAACATTCAGTTCTTGTAGAGAATTCAAActtaaagaagtagaaaaggCTATAGACTGAAAGAACTTTATTTTGGAGATGTTAACATTTGTAttactctgtcttttcatttgtaaaatatgtacatttgCTGAATTCTGTATTCTACAAGTATTATATGCTTCTAATTGCCAGATACTATTCTAGATAGTAGGGTTTTGCctatgaataaaatagataaaaatatttattctaatgccactagataaataagtaaaaaacatAGATTATTAGATTGTTATAGctgttatggagaaaaataaaatgaagagaaggATAGGAACTAAGGAAGAAGGCATGCTCTTTGATTTTCGCTAGAGTGGTCAGGAAGGGGACATTTAGAAAGctttaagcaggaaaaaaattccaggggATTGAAtattcaggcagaaggaacagtaaCTACGAATGCCCTGAAGCACCAGCATTCTGGCTTGTTTCTGGGATAGCTGAATGGTTGGTGTGGCTGGGGCGGCTTAAGTAGGCGTGAGTAGTAGTAGGAGAGGAGGTCAGTTCCGATCAGGTAGGGCCTCCTAGGCATGGAGTAAGAGTTCTAGAGATGAAGGGAGGTGCTCATACCTTTAGAGTCACTCAAGTCCAGTAAGTTTTCTCACTGACATTTTTTCTCCctgacatttaaatatttaataaagtagGAAAATAAGCCAtccaaaatacatttcttttcccCATGAGACTCAAAACTTGTttcattttgaatgaaaaaaacaaaaaaacgaacaTAGACACACATCCTGGGAACagggttttttaatttattttattttacttaaaaaaatatttattaatttatttggctgtaccaggtcttcATTATGGCATGtgaagtcttagttgtggcacattattttccataatggtaGGTGGTAAGcattatggaaaatagaaaagtagGTCAGGGGAATAAGAAATGTGTGGATGGGGTGAAGTTACTGTTTTTAAAGAGGATATCAGAAGAGGCTTCATTGTGAAAGCATATTTGAGTAAAGACataaaggaggtgagggagttaGCAGGGTAGAAATCTGAGGGAAGAGCATAGCTGGCAGAGTGAATAGCCATTGCAAAGTCCAAGTCCAGAGCCTGCCTGGCATGGGTGAAGGCCATTACGGAAGCAGGTATGGCTAGTGCAGACTGAGCGTGCAGGAGAGTAGTAGGCCATGAAGTCAGACTCATTGGAGGTTCTGGAGGTCTTTGTAAGgacttcagtttttaattttggtaaaaaagGGTACTCTTGGAAGGTTTGGTACGGGAGTGATCCAGTCTgactttttaagtttttgaaaagGTTTACTTTGGTTGCAGGATTTGGAATAAATTAAGGGTGGCTCGGGGAGGTAAGGGTAGTAGCAAAGGTGGGCTTGAGGTAGGctttgaatgataatgaaaaaaagagcattacattttttaaattaagaaattaaaaaaaatttatacgattttaaaggttactttccatttacagttattacagaatattgtcTAAATTCCCCAAATTGTACAAAACGTCCTTGAGCTTGTCTTGCACTCAGTAGCttgtgcctcctcctcccccctcacaGGGCCCCTCCCCAGCAGTACATATTGTAAGCTGTATGTTCTTTTCAGTAGTGACtaagttaatttattttcttagatttttgcTGTATCCTCAAATGCTTGTAGCTAGAGTTGAGAGGattttttcttcacatctcaATATATTAGAATAACATGTTTGAGAGTTTAGAAAATGTGAATTCttgaattataaatgaaaaatagattaTACATCCTCATAGGTCAAAACTCAAAAGGTGCAAAAATGTAGATGGTGAAAGCCTTccttccatccccaccccagccaccctgGGGCAACCATTGTCAGCAGTTTCCTTTGCATCATCATTCTGTGAACACCTGGAAAATAATGTTGTTTTGGTATGCATGGTTTGGTGAAATCAAGGTTTTATAAGCCACTAGAGAAGTGTTTGAGGAATATATTTTGCCATGCCTTTTTGGAAGTACTAATAATGATTGATATGCTTCCATACAATGAAGTGTCtctgttttttgtatattttctatatgtagtttgtaaataaacacaacaaacaaaacaaagttgaCCAAGAAAAACCCTATATATTGGCCAGTGGGGACCTTTAGATCATTGCCTGTCTCTCTTTTGGGGAGCTTCCCCTGAACTAGTCAGTAAAGGGAATTATTAAAACTCCAATTCACCAGAGTCTTCTGCAAGAACTTTTTTCTCAATAAGCTTCTCTTTTGAAGAAAATGCTTGTACACATAGAATCATCTGacaattttaatatttccagTAAAAATCAGTGTGTGATTAggcaaaattctttctttttttgtgcatatgcatttatttatttacttattttttgacatacaataaactgcatatatttaaagtgtacaatttgatatttttttcttattagtaacgtatatgtggcaatcccaatctcccaattaattccctctccccccccccccccccgttttcccacttggtgtccatttgtttgttctctacatctgtgtctctgtttctgccttgcaaaacagttgatttgtaccatttttctatattctgcatatatgtgttaataaataCGATGtttttctcacttcactctgtatgacagtctctaggtccatccatgtctctacaaatgtcccaatttcgttcctttttacagctgagtaatattccattgtatatatgtaccatatcttctttattaaaaaaagttaattaattaattaatttattggctgagttgggtcttcattgcggtgctcgggcttctcattgcagcggcttctcttgttgtggagcatgggctctaggcacgtgggctttaggagttgcagcacgtgggctcaatagttgtggctcatgggctctagagtgcaggctcagtagttggggcgcacaggcttagttgctctgtggcatgtgggatcttcccagaccagggctcaaacccatgtcccctgcattgtcaggtggattcttaaccacagtgccaccagggaagtacctagGCAAAATTGTTAATATCAGAAAGTTACTTCTAGAAAAACATTCTTAGTAAATAAGCTTAGTGCCTTTTGGAAAGATTTTATCAAGCTACCTTCAAGTCAGATGTGATTTCTGAATAACCTTGAAATAACCTGAACATTTTGCACTACCTTCAAACTTAGatagaaaaagaatttcttcCCAACaatctttcttttgtattttatgcCGTTTCCTTTTGATCTTCCTTTTGTAGAAATGAATGCAGTCTTCCGTTACCAGGGAGAGCTAAATGAGGAAAGCAGAGGTAGGAATAACTGTAACTGATAAATTAATACTTCCAATCCTCTGGCCCAGTGGTATTCAGACTTTTCATTTGTATATCccctaaaagaacagaaaatacgTACTGTGTATCCTCTTGCTCATTTAAGCTGACATCTGAAATCTTTCTTAGTAAATTAAGAcaatcacaaaatatttaatttttttgctttttaaaaattattgtgtaTTTTTGCTAAAAACCttaaaactatgatttttttcatatacaaTTTGTAGAAAATGTTCATCACATGACCTGACTGGCAAAGCTGGTCCTCACTGTGAAGCCAAACAGGCAAAATCAgccttaatttctttcagaaaaagcTCAGCATTGTTTTTCTATTCAAATAATTATGTAAGCACCTTAACTCCTGtctcacttttttgttgttgttgctgttttataattttatttgacaaTTAGTAGTTCTCATCCACGTTGACTATagattttttacaaaataaatttatttatttatttattggctgcgttgggtctttgttgttgcacatgggttttctgtagttgcggcaaatgggggtactctttattgtggtgcgtgggcttctcattgtggtggcttcctgttgcagagcacggactttaggcgctcgggcttcattagttgtggcacgtgggctcaagagttgtggcttgtgggctgtagagcgcaggctcagtagttgttgtgcacgggcttagttgctctgcgccatgtggaatcttcccagaccagagttggaacctgtgtcccctgcattggcaggcagattcttaactactgcgccatcagggaagtccaactATAGATTTTTGAAAGTGGTGACAGGTACATAGGTAGCTAACGTATAGAGCTTGTTTGGTGAATCTTCAGCCTCATTATGTTTTCTGGACACCTGCACAACTGCACGTGGATACAGTATGGGAGATTCCTTATCCCTTTGGCTGAGACAGCTTTGTTGAAAACAGTGTCACTGAGCATATCTGGAGTTCCTGTCTCCTTTGCGGCACATTTCTGGATCTCTTTCAGTGCCTGAGGGGCACGCTTCTTAAAGTAAAGCCCACTCCATGGGTGCGCTTGTAAATGTTGACAGTGGAGTCTCTGGTCACTACCTAAGTGATGGCAGAACAACCCTTCTAGCCATCATCCTTGCTGGAGGCATTTTGTGGGGCCCAGATTGGAAAGATGTCTCATTTCCAAATTCACAGTAttaaatggatagatagatgaggCTTGGATCTGTGCCAGGAGTTTGTTACCTGAAGGAAATAAAGTACAATGTAAGTTAGTTACTATTCCTTTATTTGCTGTCCCAGAGGTTATTTTATACCCTGGGGAAATGGGTAATTGTAAGGTTCCAGAAGTGAAGTGGGAGAAGTGAAGTTgtaggggtgggatggggggggggggatgggaaggagaaaTAGCAGATCACAGTTTTCAGATCAGCTTCAggagaggttacagtggaaactGAAGATTTGTAAACTGATTCCTCTTAACTGATCGTAATCCTCTGAAAAGTCCCTCCAGGGTCCTGTGCTTGAGTTTGAAAACAACTGCTCTAGCCTGTTTTATACTACCTGGATACTTTGCTGGCTACAAGAGAATGTTAGACTCTCTTACCTGTGTTCCTTAGGATAACTTTAGTAGGAAAGGTGGAAGATAAAAACTATGCTACGTAAGAACTAGGTGATCTGTACCAGGATGTCAGGGAAAGTCATGGGAGGTTACGGGCAATGAGGACAAAACACATATCAATAATCTACAGTGTTTCAGCATGTGATACCAGTGACTTTTTCAGTAGAGGCGAGTGTGGATCCTGTCTCCACTGCTTCATATTCTTAAAGACCTTGTGACCCTACCCTAGCTCAGGGTGTGAGTGTTGTAACATTTTTGGTGTTTAGCAGCAaggataaaataaattctttgattaggaaaaaaaaaatgctcaaatttaataattaaaactatATATTCCAGATCTACTAAGTAGAGGATATATACTTTTCATGAATTGgaatgcttaaaaaaatattagctatGGAATGATAGAAAGATAGTATTTATGATCAATAGTTATGAAAAGTAGAATTACTACTGATACAAGAATTTTGGCCATCATGTTGTGTGTGTTCCTGAAAACTCAAATAGAAGAGTTTATGGGAAAATACCATTGGCGCAGACCCCTCAAAATCGATGCAACTTTGTAAGGCAGGTGCTTAGAAAAACAATGATTGGCATCTTGGGGGACAACTTGGATAGTTTgggcaggcaggctgggggctGCCCTAGGGGACATTAAAAATGGAtggacaggacttcctaggtggcgcagtgggtaagaatctgcctgccaacgcaggggacacgggttcgatccctgccccaggaagatcccacatgccgcggagcaactaagcccgtgcgccacaactattaagcctgcccgctagagcctgtgagccacaactgttgagtccatgtgccgcaactactgaagcccatgcgcttagagcccgtgctctgcaacaagagaggccactgcaatgagaaggccgtgcaccacaacaaagagtggcccccactcgctgcaactagagaaagcccgtgtgcagcaacgaagacccaacacagccaataaaataaactaattaattaattaaaaaaaaaaagcacggacagggtgatgtcttagagggccaggacagggagaacgggagggagtcgcgggagggaggggatatggggatatatgtataaatacagctgattcattttggtgtacctcagaagctggtataagaatgtaaagcaattatattccaataaagagcttaaaaaaatacataaagtaaaaaaaaaatgcatggacAGAGTTGAGTGGAGCTGCTGAAGTGGTGGAGATGGTGTGGGCTGCCATCGAGGAGGTGCAGGAGGCAGTGCAGTCCTGCCATCAGTCGAGAGCTGTGCTAGCCTCGAGGTGTACTTTTCTGGAGAAGGCGCCTGGGTGCAGGtgctgatttttaattttcttaaaatagagcTAAAAGGACTGCAGCTGCTAAGCTGAGGGATGTTTGTTGCTGAAAATTAGAATTCTTACTAATCTGGTTCTCCTAATTTACGAAAAATCCCACGTGAAACAATACAGCTGCTATGCTGTCCTAGTCATATATGAGCTAATTGATGGTCCAGAAATGCGTTATAGCAGAacagattatattttattattattttttaatttcatttaatttatttatttattattattttttggggtacaccaagttcagtcatctgtttttatacacatatccccatattccctccctccctcgactcccccccaccctccctgtctcagtcctctaaggcatcatccatcctctagttgaactccctttgttatacaacaacttcccactggctatctattttacagttggtagtatatatatgtctatgccactctctcacttcatctcagcttccccttcaccccccgtccccctaaaccttgagttctccagttcattctctgcaagAACAGATTATATTTTAGAGAAGACAGGTAACTTTTCCCCCTTGACTCAGGGACTTCAGAACTTCATGAGATTAATAGAAGCTCTAATTAGAAAGGCATATAACGATACATAGCCTTGGTGTCTTTAGGCTCAGAGTTACAAACCATTTCTAGGATTTCAGTTCAGAGTTGAACGTGATCATTGTTGGTTTCAGCAGCAGGCtctgtttgtttagttttttttttttttaattaattaattaattggctgttttgggtctttgttgctgcacatgggctttctctagttgcggtgcacgggggccactcttcgttgtggtgcaggggctcctcattgctgtggcttctcttgttgcggagcataggctctaggcgagtgggcttcagtagttgtggcacatggttcagtagttgtggctcacgggcttagttgttccgcagcatatgggatcttcctggagcagggattgaacccgtgtcccctgcattggcaggtggattcttttttaattaattaattaatttatttatttattttattggctgtgttgggtctttgttgctgcacacgggctttctctagttgcagcgagtgggggctactcttccttgtggtgtgtgggcttctcatcgcggtggcctctcttgttgcagagcacgggctccaggcatgtgggcttcagtagttgcggcacatgggctcaatagtggtggctcacgggctctagagcgcaggctcaatagttgtggtgcacgggcttagttgctctgcagcatgtgggatcttcctggggcagggatcgaacccgtgtcccctgcattggcaggcagattcttacccactgcgccacctaggaagtccggcaggcggattcttaatcagtgtgccacctaggaagccctgtttgtttagtttttaaagggtTTGTCATCAAGTTGTTCTAAAATCAACTTCCATACTTAGGTATGGCCAACACTACAGAAAGCTCAGAGAATGGGTTTTGCTTGCTAATATTAACTTATGATGCTGAAGTGATCTCCTTTACTATGGCCCAAGAATATCAAATTGGCTGACACACACAGAACTGTAATTGTATCATTATCTTCTACTTGCTTTCATTTATGGCAACTAGGAAAGTATCAAAAGTGATATATTTGGTAAAaataagctttcttttttcttaaaatttttggccatgccacgccaAAAATTGGtcctgggatcttagttccctaactgGGACAGAAcctgtgccctcggcagtgaaagcacgcagtcctaaccactggacctccagggaattccccaaataaGCTTTCTTAACATTTCTTTTGGTGATGATCTCCAGTTTTTCAAGTTCAAGGGACAAAACCTGCAATAATAAAGATTCCTTTTTGGAGCATCA from the Hippopotamus amphibius kiboko isolate mHipAmp2 chromosome 2, mHipAmp2.hap2, whole genome shotgun sequence genome contains:
- the SPTSSA gene encoding serine palmitoyltransferase small subunit A, with product MALARAWKQMSWFYYQYLLVTALYMLEPWERTVFNSMLVSIVGMALYTGYVFMPQHIMAILHYFEIVQ